The genomic interval TTGATGCCGATTATGTTTTACCACTAAGTGCGTTTATTGGTGGCTGGCTGTCCACTTCACTCTTATACGCTCTGGCACGACGCAACGGACAGCTGCATGTAGCCATCATGCTCCTACTCGGCATAGCATTAGCAGCATTTACCGGTGCGCTCACCGGCTTACTCACCTACTTAGCCGACGACCAACAAATTCGCTCGCTGACTTTTTGGAGCATGGGTTCACTGGCCTCTTTTGATTGGGTCAAAGTTGCGATTTTATTGACAATATTATGCTTTGCCATACCGCTACTGCTAAAAGAAGCTCGCGCGCTCAATGCGATGATGCTCGGTGAGCATATCGCCACCCACCTTGGTTTTGACATCAAAAAAAGTAAATCGCGCTTAATTTTGATGGTCGCCCTGCTTTCTGGTGTGTGTGTGGCATTTTCTGGCGGCATCGCCTTTATTGGTCTGGTTGTACCACATATTATGCGCAGTATCATAGGCGCAAACCATCGCCTACTGTTACCCGCAAGTGCCTTATGCGGTGGATTATTGCTGTTGCTCGCTGATTTATTCGCCCGCGTCATTGTCGCACCAGCAGAATTGCCTATTGGTATTGTCACAGCAATTATTGGTGCACCATTTCTAGCTTGGCTGGTGTGGCAGAAAACCACCAAAGGTATCACATGATTCGTGTTGAAAACCTACGCTATAGTCTGCGTGACGGTCGCTACTTGCTGCAAAGTGACCACCTACATTTTGAAGCCGGACAATTCTACGCCCTGATTGGGCCAAACGGCGCTGGCAAATCAACCTTATTACGCTGTTTATGCGGTGATTTAGA from Suttonella sp. R2A3 carries:
- a CDS encoding iron ABC transporter permease, producing the protein MSNRLVFSLLCAALIIFMGASVIQGAVDIPLSTLWAVEGSREESLRYILLHIRLPRAVAAVLVGGSLALAGAAMQGLFRNPLVDPSIVGIMSGAALAVSLSIVLLPPALVALLPFDADYVLPLSAFIGGWLSTSLLYALARRNGQLHVAIMLLLGIALAAFTGALTGLLTYLADDQQIRSLTFWSMGSLASFDWVKVAILLTILCFAIPLLLKEARALNAMMLGEHIATHLGFDIKKSKSRLILMVALLSGVCVAFSGGIAFIGLVVPHIMRSIIGANHRLLLPASALCGGLLLLLADLFARVIVAPAELPIGIVTAIIGAPFLAWLVWQKTTKGIT